A window of Candidatus Cloacimonadota bacterium contains these coding sequences:
- the mnmE gene encoding tRNA uridine-5-carboxymethylaminomethyl(34) synthesis GTPase MnmE — MNDAICALSTAPGTAAISVIRASGKDTIQIVSSFFSQADKLLSAPSHTITFGTFLNGSQKPIDEVLISVFRSPYSYTGDDLVEISCHGNPLIAEHILSTLLSKMRLANPGEFTLRAYLNGKMDLSRAEAVNDLISAGTIKAKEAALMQVKGYLGRHLEGLLAEISDARLRCELAIDFADQDLPQIDLDDLAQRIEKILSQTNMLLEEGRNARKLREGVKVCLAGAPNAGKSSLFNAFLKQNRAIVTPHPGTTRDYLEESFSLAGFPIVLYDTAGLRSSTDSIECEGIARSYSLMQTCDLILFLYETDSPKLPSELESFLDKIIFVASKADNLPHRYISDKHIPVSVIEEGGLKQISQALLMRLKLPENIINR, encoded by the coding sequence GTGAACGATGCAATTTGTGCACTTAGTACTGCACCCGGAACTGCCGCCATTTCTGTAATCCGGGCTTCGGGGAAAGATACTATTCAGATTGTAAGCAGTTTTTTTAGCCAAGCGGATAAGTTGCTAAGTGCACCATCGCATACAATAACATTTGGTACTTTTCTGAATGGTTCCCAAAAACCTATTGATGAAGTATTAATCTCGGTTTTTCGTTCTCCATATAGCTATACCGGAGATGATCTTGTGGAGATAAGCTGTCATGGCAATCCTCTTATTGCCGAGCATATTTTAAGTACTCTCCTTAGCAAGATGCGCTTGGCAAATCCGGGTGAGTTTACCTTGCGCGCATATCTTAATGGGAAGATGGATCTCAGCCGCGCCGAAGCTGTAAACGATCTCATCTCTGCCGGAACCATCAAAGCAAAAGAAGCCGCTTTGATGCAAGTGAAAGGATATCTCGGTAGGCATTTAGAGGGCTTGCTTGCAGAAATATCCGATGCCCGTCTACGCTGTGAACTGGCAATTGATTTTGCCGATCAGGATTTGCCGCAAATCGATTTGGATGATCTGGCTCAACGCATCGAAAAAATCCTATCCCAAACCAATATGCTTCTGGAAGAAGGACGCAATGCACGTAAATTGCGAGAAGGTGTAAAAGTATGCCTGGCAGGAGCTCCGAATGCCGGTAAATCCTCTCTTTTCAATGCTTTTTTAAAACAGAATCGCGCCATTGTGACTCCTCATCCGGGCACTACGCGGGACTACTTGGAAGAATCTTTTTCTCTTGCTGGTTTTCCTATTGTGCTATACGATACAGCCGGCTTGCGCAGCTCTACAGATTCTATCGAATGTGAAGGTATCGCGAGATCATACAGCTTGATGCAGACTTGTGATCTCATCCTTTTCTTATATGAAACAGATAGCCCCAAACTTCCTTCTGAATTAGAAAGCTTTCTTGACAAAATCATTTTTGTGGCGAGCAAGGCAGATAATCTGCCGCACAGATATATCTCAGATAAGCATATACCGGTTTCGGTGATAGAAGAAGGTGGGCTAAAGCAGATATCGCAGGCATTATTGATGAGGCTTAAACTTCCAGAAAACATTATCAATCG
- the dxs gene encoding 1-deoxy-D-xylulose-5-phosphate synthase, with protein MILDRIDNPQKIRSLDNEELNRLAAEVRERIISVVAKNGGHIAPSLGAVELTLALLSVFDPPTDKVVWDVGHQSYAWKILTGRNERFDTLRQLDGISGFTNRDESPYDAFSTGHSSTSVSAALGIAAARDLNKESFHSIAVIGDGALTGGISFEALNHAGHIQPDRFIVVLNDNAMSISKNVGGLQKYMARMYASKSYNTLKKQIWDLSGSLPSSIRRRFIYGAQKLEESMMNILVPNIIFEDLGFKYVGPIDGHDIPHLISIFKRVKNFMVGPVLIHVVTQKGKGYSPAEEDASTFHGIGPFDNRSGKTACKGAKSYSDVFGETLMALAESKPNIVAITAAMSAGTGLSGFEAKFPKRFFDVGIAEQHALTLAGGMATRGIKPFVAIYSTFAQRALDQIIHDVALPKLPVVLCLDRAGLVGEDGATHHGAFDISFLSGVPNLSILAPSCAEELKAMLVWAATYEDGPVAIRYPRGTAICRDIALPEFTLGKAEIINLEQKPSEPLIAFIAAGDALFTALETAALLAEHNLVPVIVNLRSVKPLDKTTLKALGKACSYIFTFENNAIIGGIGANISQLLAESNAHIINFGYPDRFIPHGATSALKKAIGFYPEALADEVRKHL; from the coding sequence ATGATTTTGGATAGAATAGATAATCCCCAAAAGATACGCTCTTTGGATAATGAAGAACTCAATCGCTTGGCTGCAGAAGTGCGAGAGCGTATTATCAGTGTTGTTGCCAAAAATGGCGGGCATATCGCCCCTAGTTTGGGAGCCGTGGAACTAACTCTTGCCCTTTTAAGCGTTTTCGATCCACCTACAGACAAAGTGGTTTGGGATGTAGGTCACCAAAGCTACGCTTGGAAGATTCTTACCGGGCGTAACGAACGCTTTGATACTTTGCGCCAGTTGGATGGTATCAGTGGTTTTACAAATAGGGACGAAAGCCCGTATGATGCCTTTAGCACCGGGCACAGCAGCACTTCTGTCTCAGCTGCGCTTGGTATTGCCGCCGCCCGAGATTTAAACAAGGAAAGCTTTCATAGTATTGCCGTGATTGGGGATGGCGCTCTTACCGGGGGCATTAGCTTTGAGGCCTTAAACCACGCCGGGCACATTCAACCAGATAGATTTATAGTCGTTTTGAACGATAACGCCATGTCCATTTCCAAAAACGTGGGTGGCTTACAGAAGTATATGGCGCGCATGTATGCCTCCAAAAGTTATAACACCCTAAAAAAACAGATTTGGGATCTAAGCGGTAGCCTTCCCTCCAGTATTCGCCGCCGTTTTATTTATGGAGCGCAAAAGCTGGAGGAATCTATGATGAATATCCTTGTGCCAAACATCATTTTCGAGGATCTCGGCTTTAAATACGTGGGCCCCATTGATGGTCATGACATTCCGCATCTTATCTCCATCTTCAAACGCGTAAAGAATTTTATGGTAGGACCGGTTCTTATCCATGTAGTAACGCAAAAAGGTAAGGGTTATTCGCCGGCAGAAGAAGATGCTTCCACATTTCACGGTATTGGTCCCTTTGACAATCGAAGCGGCAAAACTGCCTGTAAAGGCGCAAAAAGCTATAGCGATGTGTTTGGCGAGACCTTAATGGCTTTAGCCGAAAGTAAGCCAAACATTGTTGCCATTACCGCTGCTATGAGTGCTGGGACAGGACTTTCGGGATTTGAAGCCAAATTTCCAAAGCGCTTTTTTGATGTGGGAATAGCCGAACAACACGCCCTCACACTTGCTGGAGGAATGGCTACACGAGGCATTAAACCTTTTGTGGCGATATATTCCACCTTTGCTCAACGTGCCTTAGACCAAATTATCCACGATGTAGCGCTACCCAAGTTGCCGGTTGTTTTGTGTTTAGACCGTGCTGGATTGGTGGGCGAAGATGGTGCCACTCATCATGGGGCATTCGACATTTCCTTTCTTAGCGGGGTTCCCAATCTTAGCATTTTAGCTCCATCTTGTGCCGAAGAGTTGAAGGCAATGCTTGTTTGGGCAGCCACGTACGAGGATGGACCAGTAGCTATTCGCTATCCGCGCGGAACGGCTATTTGCCGAGATATTGCGCTTCCAGAATTCACTCTTGGTAAAGCGGAAATTATCAATCTGGAACAAAAACCGTCGGAACCTCTTATTGCTTTTATTGCTGCGGGAGATGCTCTTTTTACGGCTTTAGAAACGGCAGCATTGTTAGCAGAGCATAATCTTGTTCCCGTGATAGTAAATCTACGCAGTGTTAAACCATTGGATAAAACCACACTAAAAGCACTCGGTAAAGCCTGCAGCTACATCTTTACGTTCGAGAATAATGCCATTATTGGAGGTATCGGCGCTAATATCAGTCAGCTTTTAGCAGAAAGCAACGCCCATATAATCAACTTTGGCTATCCCGATAGATTCATCCCTCACGGAGCTACTTCAGCATTGAAAAAAGCGATAGGTTTTTACCCTGAAGCTTTGGCGGATGAGGTAAGAAAACACCTGTGA
- a CDS encoding BatA domain-containing protein, with protein MFQLSFLNAGLLFFAAATVLPLLIWLLAKKKPRRIIFSSLRFIKLSQQHEKSRTKLTNILLLVIRMLIILLLALAIARPMLALAGSKDSVKHPPTALAIIVDTSYSMDYVEDRLSRLDLAKKAINTINNNATDDDRLIVVTRDAMWNAMHSQIFAKEIPEETLRSISIAYQAMDWEDTFSFAESRLSETQMPNREIYLLSDLINEKIDYKSDYPVALIPIGEKDPRQNISLSDARILPKIVERGKEQAIEFSITNHGSLDRSDILIQAVVNDIKVGERFVSVPARTSSKETISFELRTQGWQSGYIEVIDEYLSVDNRAYFAFEYYQHPRVAVIGDKALPSHLNSILKVFGGGNNPDHIDPASVNMQLLSSYQIFVFYEFIALSPRLSEFIKEMDARGIGSLFCPAPNMSTESKTWLSRRFSTSLSEFKRNTISIDHLSELHQASALIADKNLRFNQITAYWAASPGASTLISASGNALALEASNSALWLWDVGGDSPFFADPAFAVYAYRQLSVLMNADVPSIELKIGDNIRGQELILPNMERLELASAQYLATEPGVYIVNPDSPKAYRVAVNLQYQDSDPTIGSIPKSFKLLGENYKNQLFMARLGRDLWKTLLILALMLVIIEIIIIKYMESKSQL; from the coding sequence GTGTTTCAGCTTTCTTTCCTGAATGCCGGATTGCTATTTTTTGCTGCAGCAACTGTTCTGCCGCTACTAATCTGGCTTTTAGCAAAGAAGAAACCGCGGCGGATTATTTTTTCGTCTTTACGGTTTATTAAGTTGAGTCAACAGCACGAAAAGAGCCGCACCAAACTCACCAATATCCTGTTACTTGTTATCAGGATGCTCATCATTTTGCTTCTGGCGCTTGCAATTGCCCGTCCAATGCTGGCTTTAGCCGGAAGCAAGGATTCCGTTAAACATCCACCAACAGCCTTAGCCATTATTGTGGATACTTCATACAGCATGGATTATGTTGAGGATCGACTCAGTCGCCTTGATTTGGCTAAAAAAGCAATAAACACAATAAACAATAATGCTACAGATGATGATCGGCTAATTGTTGTTACGCGTGATGCTATGTGGAACGCAATGCACTCTCAAATATTTGCTAAAGAGATTCCGGAAGAAACGCTCAGAAGCATTAGCATAGCTTATCAGGCGATGGATTGGGAGGATACTTTTAGTTTTGCCGAATCACGATTATCAGAGACCCAAATGCCAAATCGGGAGATATATCTGCTTAGTGATCTGATAAATGAAAAAATAGATTACAAAAGCGATTATCCTGTTGCTTTGATTCCCATTGGTGAAAAGGATCCTCGTCAGAATATATCTCTTTCGGATGCACGCATATTACCCAAGATTGTTGAACGGGGGAAAGAGCAAGCCATCGAATTTAGCATTACCAATCATGGCTCTCTAGATCGCAGTGATATCCTTATTCAAGCTGTAGTGAACGACATTAAAGTTGGAGAGCGCTTCGTAAGCGTGCCTGCACGCACAAGCTCCAAAGAAACAATCAGTTTCGAGCTCCGCACTCAAGGTTGGCAATCTGGGTATATCGAAGTTATTGATGAATACCTTAGTGTAGACAATCGTGCCTATTTTGCCTTTGAATACTACCAGCATCCCCGTGTTGCCGTTATTGGCGATAAAGCGTTACCTTCTCACCTCAATAGCATCTTAAAAGTATTTGGAGGGGGTAATAATCCCGATCACATCGATCCTGCCAGCGTAAACATGCAGCTACTTAGTAGCTATCAGATTTTTGTGTTTTATGAGTTCATTGCTTTGAGCCCTCGCCTTTCAGAGTTCATTAAAGAAATGGATGCACGAGGTATTGGGAGTTTATTCTGTCCAGCTCCAAATATGTCTACAGAAAGCAAAACATGGCTATCTCGGCGTTTCTCAACCAGCTTAAGTGAGTTCAAACGCAACACCATTAGCATAGATCATCTTTCAGAGCTCCATCAGGCAAGTGCTTTAATAGCAGATAAAAATCTGCGTTTCAACCAAATAACCGCATATTGGGCAGCAAGTCCGGGGGCGTCCACGCTTATTTCTGCTTCCGGTAATGCCTTAGCCTTAGAAGCATCAAATTCTGCTCTCTGGCTTTGGGATGTGGGTGGCGATTCGCCCTTCTTTGCGGATCCGGCATTTGCGGTATATGCTTATCGCCAGCTTTCTGTTCTAATGAATGCTGATGTTCCCTCAATTGAGCTCAAAATTGGTGATAATATTCGTGGACAGGAGCTTATCTTACCAAATATGGAACGGCTTGAGCTTGCTTCAGCACAATATCTCGCCACCGAGCCCGGAGTATATATAGTAAATCCGGATAGCCCCAAAGCTTATCGTGTGGCTGTAAATCTTCAATATCAAGATAGTGATCCTACTATTGGCAGCATTCCTAAAAGCTTCAAATTGCTTGGTGAAAACTATAAAAATCAGTTGTTTATGGCTCGCTTAGGTAGGGATTTGTGGAAGACACTTCTGATATTGGCATTGATGCTTGTGATAATTGAAATTATCATCATCAAGTATATGGAATCTAAGTCTCAACTATAG